One Syngnathoides biaculeatus isolate LvHL_M chromosome 4, ASM1980259v1, whole genome shotgun sequence DNA window includes the following coding sequences:
- the si:ch211-51h9.7 gene encoding protein cereblon: MEIISCVFLIVAAAYRPAAACAATQAGKTTSSDTLILCRACGHELAFGSDTIATVHSHMALSTRNDTLPGGRRVHVQVFENPHGLQFELVTFRKADVDKRWPAEKLFSWFPGFSWTVASCPRCRTHLGWAFQPNSWPATITPSKFESSDQTFLALIVDRLLREDYASSLLVTPKSFVS, from the exons atggaaataatctcGTGTGTGTTTCTAATCGTGGCAGCCGCGTACAGGCCGGCAGCGGCGTGTGCTGCCACCCAGGCGGGGAAGACAACCAGCAGCGATACGCTCATCTTGTGCCGGGCTTGCGGACATGAATTGGCCTTCGGCTCGGACACCATCGCCACAGTGCACAGCCACATGGCGTTGTCCACCCGCAACGATACACTGCCCGGTGGCCGACGGGTGCACGTCCAGGTTTTCGAAAACCCGCACGGCCTCCAGTTTGAGCTGGTCACCTTCCGCAAGGCGGACGTCGACAAACGGTGGCCCGCGGAGAAGCTCTTTTCCTGGTTCCCCGGGTTCTCGTGGACCGTGGCCTCATGTCCGCGGTGTAGGACGCACTTAG GTTGGGCCTTTCAGCCGAACTCGTGGCCTGCCACCATTACGCcgtccaagtttgagtcttcagaccagaccttccTGGCTCTCATCGTAGATCGTCTGCTGAGAGAAGACTATGCATCCAGCCTGCTGGTCACGCCAAAATCCTTCGTCAGCTGA
- the seta gene encoding SET nuclear proto-oncogene a, translating into MSASAAKVSKKELNSNHDGADETSEKEQQEAIEHIDEVQNEIDRLNEQASEEILKVEQKYNKLRQPFFQKRSELIAKIPNFWVTTFVNHPQVSALLGEEDEEALHYLSRVEVTEFEDIKSGYRIDFYFDENPYFENKVLSKEFHLNESGDPSSKSTEIKWKSGKDLTKRSSQTQNKAGRKRQHEEPESFFTWFADHGDAGADELGEVIKDDIWPNPLQYYLVPDMDDEEGEGEEDEEDEEGLEDIDEEGDEDGEDDDDDDGEDGEDDEGEDD; encoded by the exons ATGTCGGCCTCCGCGGCGAAAGTGAGTAAAAAGGAGCTCAATTCGAACCACGACGGAGCGGACGAGACCTCCG AGAAAGAGCAGCAAGAAGCTATCGAACACATTGATGAAGTTCAAAATGAAATCGACAG GTTGAACGAGCAGGCCAGTGAGGAGATCCTGAAAGTAGAACAGAAATACAACAAACTCCGTCAGCCGTTCTTTCAGAAGAGATCGGAACTGATCGCCAAAATCCCCAACTTTTGGGTCACCACATTTGTCAACCATCCACAAG TATCTGCCCTGCTgggggaggaggatgaagaggcgCTTCACTACCTGAGCCGGGTGGAGGTGACAGAGTTTGAAGACATAAAGTCAGGTTACAGAATAGATTTT TATTTTGACGAGAACCCGTACTTTGAAAACAAAGTCCTTTCCAAAGAATTCCACCTGAACGAGAGCGGCGACCCGTCTTCAAAATCGACAGAAATCAAATGGAAATCGGGAAAG GACCTGACCAAGCGCTCCAGCCAGACACAGAACAAAGCAGGCCGCAAGAGGCAACACGAAGAGCCCGAGAGCTTCTTCACCTGGTTCGCTGACCACGGCGATGCCGGTGCCGACGAGCTGGGTGAAGTCATTAAGGATGACATCTGGCCTAACCCGTTGCAGTACTACCTG gtCCCTGACATGGATGACGAGGAAGGTGAAggagaggaggatgaagaggacgaGGAAGGCCTGGAAGACATCGATGAGGAGGGTGACGAAGATGGAgaagatgacgacgatgatgatggagAAGATGGAGAG GACGACGAGGGAGAAGACGACTGA